In the Silene latifolia isolate original U9 population chromosome 1, ASM4854445v1, whole genome shotgun sequence genome, GGTAGATTATTATCACCGATATGTCCCGTATCCTTTTATTTTTCTGTATTACTCCTTAATTATTATTTCAATCATAAGACGTTCAAAGGCGCTCTTTTGACTAGTGAGGAACTCAACATTACCAATTCTGGTAACAAAGTCGAGGTGGAAATATATCTCTAGAGTCGCAGCAATGGATTTGAAATGGTGTTCTTACCTCCTAATGGCTTTGTTGATCTGGATTGTGAGAAAAGCTGCAGTCATAAACAAGATTTTAAGGGCAATGACAAAaagatgttacaaatcgaataTATCAGTTTTGTATCCGATTTATTAGCTGACAGTCATAGGTTTACAACATTTTACCAATTATAGCCGACTTGGAACATCTATGTGGGGGCGGAGGCAGTGCGGAGCAAGGAAAATATAGGACAGAAATACTGGTTTCTTTTCAAAGACCTGAAATATTTATGTTGAATGCGCTCCATGCTATACGTTGTGTCAGTGTGCGCGAACATCGAACCCTCGTCATGATAATACTGTTGTTGCTACTCTCACATATCCATTTCTTTTCTTTTGCAGATTGCGTATTTTGTTGAGCCCGGCCATGATTGTGTCGTCGAATGCTTGCCAACTTGCCAATCAGAAACCATCCCTCCTAAGTAAGTCTATCCTTAAATTTGGCAAGTTTTTTTGAACAGAAAATTGCTGAGGTTAAGTAAATTCTATTTTCCAAAGGCCTCTCCAACTTTTTTATTTGTATTCATGGGCATCCAATTCTTAGATCGGGGTAGCGGTTGGGAAATGCAATTCTAACATTGCTCTTTAGGTTGTCAATACTTGGGTTAAGCTATATGCCTATATGTACATCTACTTCGCTGCACATAAACTCTAATTAGAGTAAGAATGATATTTCATTACTAAATTTTAAATATGATCCATACTCGAAAATGAGGACAATTTAAAAGGGATGAAGTATTAATCTTGTTTAGGCGTAATTTGAATATGTTATGTACGTTCATTCTTCGTTTATCACCGTGTTCCAGGTTTCCTTCAGTTCGATATGGTGCCTATCTAAGCCAGCGTTACAAGGATAGCCATGCTGACCGTAGCTCTTACAAAACTCAGTAGAGGTGATTGATCGTGGAACTTGGACTATGATTCAAATGCTCTTTCTGTAAATCAGTCATGAAGCCTTGTGGACCTTTGGAATCAAAGCGAGGATCTGCAGACTGCTGACTGTGGCTGCAATGGTGGATCGGTGATCACCGCACTCACGGGGCTTGGTTCACTGATGTAGCTTAGACGGAGAATTGGGGCCAACAAATCAAGTGATCTTGGTTCGTAAATAAATGACGTGTACATGATGGATATTTTAAAATATCAGTGCTACTTTTTAATCCCCCAGTTTCACGTCGGACGGTCAGTGTCTCAGTTATTTTAGCATTGTAATCAGTGTAATAAGGCATGTGTAGAATTCAGAAGAAGAGTTCACTGCTTTATTTCAACTCTATTACCTTTATCGACTCCTCTTCGACAATCATAAAACTCTATGAAGCACTCTCCAAAAAATACTTTGGCTCCTCGGTTaatcgggtcgggtcacttttgccaggtctaggctTGGCCAAAAGAAGCTCCTAACTCAAAAGTTTAACGGACAGAAGCCAAGACTGAATAGGGGTTACACAAGGCCAAACAGAAAATAACAGCGGCATGGAAAGGGGCTGCCTATAAACGCAAAAACTCGATTAAAAACATTTTCTCATTTGACACATATGGCCTAAGATTTTTGCCTTGCTTCCCTGAGATCTACCTCGAGAAACTGGCTGTTTAAGCAAACCAAGGTCAATAAACTACTTTGAGCCTTGTAAAGTCTCCAAAATATGCTCTATTCTGTATTTCATGACAGGCTGCCCTTTCCGTGTCCTTTTATACATCTTTTCTTTCAGCTCTTTTCTCCGTGCTTCAGccttttctttctcttctttttttgcTTTGATCATGGCTTCTCGTTCCATCCTTGCTTTCTCTTTTTCCTCGCGCTTCTTTTCATACAACCCTTCCAAACTGTTTGATCCCTTTACGTTTTTCGTTTTCTTCTGATGAGTATAACCAGCATCACCAGAACTATTCTCCTGCACATGCAATCACCGTTCTCAGATGGAACATGATAGACTATTCGGAACTGACTAGACAGATAGGCAGAGGgcatacctcagtaggttggatGGATGAAGATGGACCTGATTGTTGAGTTTCTTGCTTAACCATCTTTCTGTACTTGCTTACGAATTTAGCATTCTTGTAAAATTCCCTTTTCCTCTCTACACAGAGTACAAAAACACGTCACTAAACACCATAACCAAGCATAAGTGAAGCACCAAAACTTATCAGAAGATCTTATCAATGTATGAGATTGAGATTGATCAATCATCCatacaattaaataacaatacaCAAAACTTTGGTTTGGTGCGACATGTGAGGTTGTCTCAAACAAGACAGGCTGAAGCAAAGTTAAATGTTATACTCCGTAATATTCACAATAGTATATAACGTATAACAGCAAAACAGAGCCAATTTTGCCACGCTGCACCCTACCAAGTTTGCCAGAACATACCCTTGACTGTCAGCACAAGGATACCTAAACATATACTCACCTCCTATCAGAATTTCTGTCAATAAAGACTGATCTCACTCGACAGAGAACCAACCACTCCATTCATCTAACTAAGGTGAGGTCTTGGCATCTCTTGCGAACACAAAAAGACCAGGTGCGCTAACTAAAGCAAGAACATGAGAGTACGCAAGAACAGACAAGAAAAGCTTTCATTGCCACAATTACTGATAAATTATCCACTCACTGATAAACGTTGCAGCTTCTTACTACAATTTAACAATTGAATCCCAACGCAGTCCTATCCATCCTAGATCACAgattttgaataatcaaaacatcAATGGCAGTTCTTATCTTAAGATTCCAACTGGGGTAACGGAAACATATCAAAGATCCTCAAACCTATTTTGTTCATACTCAGCTATAAGTGTCGAACATAGATATTTCATAGTAAATTCAAATATTTTGTTCAACTGAAGTGTCACGCCTAAACGGATACAGAAGGGAAAAAGGGGAGTCAGAATAACATACCCTCAAGTCCTTAACCTAGTACCAAGGCGCTTCTTGGGTAGTTATATATCTAAATAAGTCTTGGCAAAAAAAATAGTTACAGTATGGATCTAATGAAGTGATGAACAAACACACCATAACATCATAAGCATAACTCAAACATCACCTTCACTTCCGATTCCTCGTCACTTAAATTTTTCGTTTaattcttccctttttttttttgagatttgaaatttggacaATTTTCACGTTTTCACCTTACATTCTCCCTTTTGATGCCTCTTCTTCACGTGTACAAACATCTTTTGCAAATACGCTAGTTTACAGATATGAAGATATTGATGAGTTACTGAgcaataatttaaatatcatattACTTGGCCTAACTATCAGTGATTTTCTATGGAAGTTACACCTTGACGTCCTTGAGAAATAAGTTAAGGGCAGTCTCAAAAATCTTTATGGAAAGTCATGACTCATATCTTCAAACGTAAAAGCCACATTTTTATATCATATTCCCATCTCTACATTCTCTCACTGTCTAAAATGGGTAAGCAAAACAGCAATATCTAGTTAACTCCATCATTACCAACAACATTTCCTCAGTGCCTCACAAATTGCAAGGTAAGGAGGGGTTGGATGTACATCATTGCCATATGCaataaataagacaatgaaatgCTTATACTTTAATGTGACCAACCATCGATTGTTTCTCCATACAGTAAGATGTTAGGTCACTATCCTAAAATACCATGAGCATACCAAGGAAATTTTGAATTGAATCACAAAAATTGCATAATCTACGGTCTACCCTTCAGGCCTTCATTTATATGTAGCAAACAAGTATCCAATAACACTAGAAACTAGGGTGCGAGAATGCCGCCACTACCTAACAAAACGGTGTTATGAAACAGAATTCCAAgttgtcatcaattcatcatgttattTATGTTACAAATAAAGCTCATAATTTCAGCCGCGACAACTACTATGTAACTGGCATTTGCGTTGCCACACAACTCCTCTCACAATGCTCCATGCTATATCAACTGCACCTAAAGTAATTCTTATTTATAGCATATACCAGCAGTggactactccctccgtcccggtcatttgttgtcctattccattttggggtgtctctgtcaattgtcaattgttgtcctttccatttgaggattgcatttgatgaacaatttgatcctttccactcaatttggtccacctgtcatctaataattggccccacctctttccttgatctttgtgccaaaaccaaaggacaacaattgaccgggatggagggagtacaaCTTAGGGCTCGCTTGGATCGAAGCTAATTGCTACAGAGCTAATGAAGCTCAAAACGATTAGTGTGAATGAAGAATGAAGGGATGCTTAGGGTAATGCATTGCACTCAGGAGGAGTTTGGGTAACTAATAACCGCGACGGAATAGTTATCAGCCTATCCACTACCAATACCATCACTACCTCCTAATTACTCCTtctatcccggtcatttgttgtcccaTACAATTTTgtgtgtctcagtcaattgttgttctttctattttaagaatgaatttgatgagcaatttgatcaatcacacccaatttgttccagttgtcatttagtaattggccccctcctctttcccaacaattgaccgggacaaaGGGAGTAATTATCCTCGTGTTTCGCCTCGATTACTCCTGAGACATTTACCCCCCAACGATCCAGCACAAtacatgaaactcaaaatacaCATATCCACCATTTTCAAGGCTTCTAAAATACTCATTAATTACCCCAATTCAAATTTTCATATATAACAACAATTGAATTGAAGAAACAAAtaaaaaagaagaggaaaaagaGAACAAACTCAAAAGAGCAGGATTAAAGGCGTTGTTCTTGGATTTAGCATTAGCAAAAGCTTCAAGAGAGAGACCGCCTTTTCCGCCACCTAATCGCTGCACGTTCTTCTTCATCGTCGTCTTCCATCGATTTCCTCCTTCATTATTTCTGTCGTTTCGAGATTTCATTGCCGATTTATTTTTGATTCAACGCTTATTTTCCTCAACACCACACTTAACCACTATAAACCCTAACTTTTCATTCTATTCtatcttttctttttctatttttcactCAACTTTTCTCCAAAGTCCAAACCTAACAAAACTAACCTGGCCCGAATAACCAACCCGCACCCAAATATGACCCAAGACTCGACTTAACCTGACTCTATTTAACCTGACCCGAATAATTATTGTCAGTATGTTATCACCAAATAACTTGATAAAAACCAACCTGAATCGtaaatgacccgatccgaccAACCTAGATTCTTTCAAATCCGAGTAACTCGAACCCGATCCAATTGAGCCATTTACCGAGTCTACTTTTCTTTATCTATTGTCTATGTCCTACCAAATTGGATCGATTGAATCAAATTCCAAATAAAATTAAGTCCTGTATGACAACCAAACGACGCCTTAGGGATTATTAGATTACTTTAATGAATTGGCTAACGGTGGACGCATCTGTTAATTTTACAGTTCTTGCTGCCTTGCACAACATAGATTTTTATCAATTTAAATTTGGCCTAGTTTAGATATTTTTTTTTATCTAGATATGGCGGCGTATGATTTATAAAATAGTCTTGACAATTGTTGTCTTTCATTGAAAGGTTCCAAATGCTATCATTTGAAATTAAATTGCGTGAGCAAAAGCTCTATCCATTTAGTCACGACATATTTTATGATAGAATAAAAATTATCGTGATATTTATCTAATGTTGAGAATGAAAATGGTGCTTTAGAACAACTCCAATGGGCATCTAAAATTCGATGTAGCTCGATTTACCACATCAGTTTTTCAAGCTACGCTGTTTTTCGGCTACGTACCGCTCCAATGACGGACTAAGACATCTTATAGCTTGTATGGATCCACATTCTTATTTTCAACTAATGAGATAATTTAACTTTTTTTTAAAGCAAGCCATGTAGCTTGACAAAGCTACAATGCATGAAAACTACACATAAATTTTCAATTCCAACGGTAAGCTACATGTAAATAATTTTGCGAATATTGCAAGCAGGTTACTAGAAacaaaccattggagatgctcttataCCCAATGCATTAGAGAAGAAATAATTGATGTAATAACTCATGTAAGAATACAACTAACAATAAAAAAGTTTTTTGGAAATAGTACTTGTAGTGATTTTTTGATCGAGTATATGATTGAGACTTACCCGATAGGCCATAGCTATAATTTGCTCGCCGTTGACCATTAAGTTTggtctattttaatttaattgttaAGGTTCGAACTAGTGCGCCATGATTAAGAGTGATAGAGTGATATGTACAATAacttgaaaagaaaaagaaagtgtAACAAATATTTTGATcgcaaattattattattattatttacacTAAACAATTGAGTGCTATTCCAATATTATTGATCTTATTTTGCATTTGTCCACTATATATAATTCGTCTTGGTATTTCGAAAAATATAGTTTTCACGTATTAtaaatagggttatttcataggaataatTCATCTTATGGGTAATCTGCAATAATTATTTCATCTTATAAATAATTCCAATTAAATTCATCCTATACAACGAACCTAAATTTCCATAAAGTCTAAGATAACCGGCTACATGTTCAGAAGGTCAGACTATAAAAAAAAttctaaaactaataaaataatactAAACTAGTTTATACCATGTGCAATACATGCACGATACTTAAAGTTTAATATTGTTTTATAAaatacttatatatatatatatatattatattattggCACCTTTTAATTGTTTACATTATTTCTCATCAATGtattttactttgataaataaaagatgaaactGAAAATTTGTTAAGAAAATTCAGTGATAAGTTGAAATATATTTAAATAAACGAAAATATTTGTATAGCATAAAGCTAATGAGTttcaatttataatttttttttcaatttttttggtcaTGAAATTAATAACAACGTTTAACCGTTTTGTTTTTATACAGAGTATAAgttatataatttgatgaaaaaattaattttaatgaaaatataatatatgaattaaattgtaattattagtttccttattcagtgaatgaaca is a window encoding:
- the LOC141598531 gene encoding uncharacterized protein LOC141598531; the encoded protein is MKSRNDRNNEGGNRWKTTMKKNVQRLGGGKGGLSLEAFANAKSKNNAFNPALLKRKREFYKNAKFVSKYRKMVKQETQQSGPSSSIQPTEENSSGDAGYTHQKKTKNVKGSNSLEGLYEKKREEKEKARMEREAMIKAKKEEKEKAEARRKELKEKMYKRTRKGQPVMKYRIEHILETLQGSK